Genomic window (Sphingomonas sp. HF-S4):
TCCTGTTCTACGTGTTCGTCTATACGATCTGGCTCAAGCGCCGCACCCCGCAGAACATCGTCATCGGCGGTGCGGCCGGCGCCTTCCCGCCGCTGATCGGCTGGGCCGCGGCGACGGGCGACGTCGCGCTGCTGCCCGCCTTGCTCTTCGCGCTGATCTTCCTGTGGACCCCGCCGCATTTCTGGGCATTGGCCCTGTTCGTGAAGACCGATTACGCCAATGCCGGGGTGCCGATGCTTCCCGTGGTGGCGGGCGAGCGCAACACGCGCACCCAGATCGGGCTCTACACGATCCCGATGGCTGCCGCAGCGCTCGCGCCCTGGCCGCTGCAGCTCACCGGCGCGCTCTACGGCGTGTCGGCGCTGGTGCTCACCGGCATCTTCGCCGCCTTGGTGCTGCAGGTGACTTTCCGCAGCTCGGCTCCCGACGATACGATGGCCCCCGAGAAGCGGCTGTTCAAATATTCGATCCTCTATCTGTTCCTGATGTTCGGCGCGTTGGTCGCCGA
Coding sequences:
- a CDS encoding heme o synthase is translated as MSTSAATVLLPAEWRDFLALTKPRVMTLVVFTGLCGMLAAPVPIHPVLGFTAILCIALGAGAAGALNQWYEADLDSKMRRTQGRPLPAGRMDRQSALHFGVGLACFSLALMYFAINLAATVILAVSILFYVFVYTIWLKRRTPQNIVIGGAAGAFPPLIGWAAATGDVALLPALLFALIFLWTPPHFWALALFVKTDYANAGVPMLPVVAGERNTRTQIGLYTIPMAAAALAPWPLQLTGALYGVSALVLTGIFAALVLQVTFRSSAPDDTMAPEKRLFKYSILYLFLMFGALVADRWLA